The DNA sequence CGAGTAACATGCCTCTCGTCACCACCGGGATCTCCGGTCTCGACGCCCAGCTTGGAGGCGGCATCCCTTCGGGGACGACGCTCCTGCTCATCGCCGAGCCCGGCAACGCCATGAGCCTCTTCTCGGAGCAGTTCGCAGCCGGGGGCCTCGGGGCGGGCGAGTCGGTGCACTACCTCCTTTTCGACCGGCCGGCGAAGGACGCGCGCGACCACGTCCTGTCATTCCTGCCGACCGCGACCGTCGCCCAGAAGGCGCAGAAGCTGAAATTCTACGACGGCTACTCCCCCCAGTTCGGGCGCGCCCTCCCGACGCCGCCCGGAAAGGACGAGACCGTCACGATCGGCCGCGACGACGCCTACTCCCAGCCTCTCAAGGAGGTCCAGCGCACGGGCTACGACGGGCCCTACCGCCTCGTCTTCGAGACGCTCTCCACGATCGCGACGTCGGGAGGGGAGGAGGCGGCGGTGGAGTTCTTCCGCACGCTCACGTTCCTCGGGCGCGAGACCGGCGGCGTCCACCTCGTCAGCCTGGTGAAGGGCCTGCACAGCCCGCTCTTCGAAACCAAGCTCCGCCACCTCGCAGGCGGCGTCCTCGAGTTCGGCATCGAACGCAAGGGGTTCGGCCTGTACCCCTACGTGATGATCTCCAAGCTCCTGAACGTCCCCGAGGCCGCGCGCATCCTGCTCTACA is a window from the Candidatus Thermoplasmatota archaeon genome containing:
- a CDS encoding RAD55 family ATPase yields the protein MPLVTTGISGLDAQLGGGIPSGTTLLLIAEPGNAMSLFSEQFAAGGLGAGESVHYLLFDRPAKDARDHVLSFLPTATVAQKAQKLKFYDGYSPQFGRALPTPPGKDETVTIGRDDAYSQPLKEVQRTGYDGPYRLVFETLSTIATSGGEEAAVEFFRTLTFLGRETGGVHLVSLVKGLHSPLFETKLRHLAGGVLEFGIERKGFGLYPYVMISKLLNVPEAARILLYKETERGLWLEPTKRVF